In the Candidatus Eisenbacteria bacterium genome, one interval contains:
- a CDS encoding adenosine monophosphate-protein transferase, with amino-acid sequence MTPSLELVRIETPADANLILGHAHFIKTAEDLYETVINSVPGARFGVAFSEASGPRLIRSEGNDDELTVAAENELGKIACGHTFLIFLKAAFPINLLRDVRACVEVVSIHCATANPVQAVVARDGDQGAVLGVMDGSRPLGVEDDAQARARRDFVRKIGYKLS; translated from the coding sequence GTGACACCCTCCCTCGAGCTCGTGCGGATCGAGACCCCCGCGGACGCGAACCTGATCCTGGGCCACGCGCACTTCATCAAGACCGCCGAGGATCTCTACGAGACGGTGATCAACTCGGTCCCGGGCGCGCGCTTCGGCGTCGCCTTTTCGGAAGCGTCGGGCCCGAGGCTGATCCGGAGCGAGGGGAACGACGACGAGCTTACGGTCGCGGCGGAGAACGAGCTTGGGAAGATCGCGTGTGGGCACACCTTCCTGATCTTTCTCAAGGCGGCGTTCCCGATCAATCTCCTCCGCGACGTTCGCGCCTGTGTCGAGGTCGTGTCGATCCACTGCGCCACCGCGAATCCGGTGCAGGCCGTGGTCGCGCGCGACGGGGACCAGGGAGCCGTCCTGGGAGTGATGGACGGATCGCGGCCCCTCGGCGTGGAGGACGACGCTCAGGCGAGGGCGCGCCGCGATTTCGTCCGGAAGATCGGCTACAAGCTCTCGTAA
- the recJ gene encoding single-stranded-DNA-specific exonuclease RecJ translates to MWAHLPDLSQGGVPDQSPPRRSRLCRGRVDPLRHRESGAGRGRARRGPGSRPGSDGRIAAPRRGGRRSGEGAPRFRPEDRLQALVTIRSLHHALTLIFQGVSLKGIPPFHAPPTKGLSVPASTPKTWVLRSPAAPELAVKLAAELGFSHTFASLLANRGFGTTLEVQEFLQPSLGKLLDSFTMRDMDLAVNRIWKAVDEREAMLVYGDYDVDGITATSLLTSALTRLGAKVTYFIPDRIRDGYGFSVRGVDVARKRRTKLVITADCGITATAEVELARQHGIEVIVTDHHEPLGEIPAAAAVLNPKRKDCPYAFKELSGVGVVLKLVQGLVASRPGALPESFVKEHLDLVALGTIADVVPLRGENRIFAKIGLDQICTSTKPGIVALKEVAGLKARRVESGHVAYILAPRINAAGRLGNAESGVRLLLSTEPQEATIIAESLEEDNTNRKKIDEQTLEDALEQLRRLGPNLPPAIVLWSDRWHPGVLGIVASRLVERFHRPTILVAADEDEGKGSARSIPGFDVCQALQECREYLIGFGGHSYAAGLTVRAEHMEKLREKLCGVVAARLQADDFIPKLSIDGPLSLDDCNEELVEFLDRLSPFGIGNAEPLFVADNVRLASPPMVVSRNHLKLSLRQNGREIDCIGFGMGHFAGPIQSDMGRVSIAFVPTINVWQNRARLQLKLRDIQIR, encoded by the coding sequence GTGTGGGCACACCTTCCTGATCTTTCTCAAGGCGGCGTTCCCGATCAATCTCCTCCGCGACGTTCGCGCCTGTGTCGAGGTCGTGTCGATCCACTGCGCCACCGCGAATCCGGTGCAGGCCGTGGTCGCGCGCGACGGGGACCAGGGAGCCGTCCTGGGAGTGATGGACGGATCGCGGCCCCTCGGCGTGGAGGACGACGCTCAGGCGAGGGCGCGCCGCGATTTCGTCCGGAAGATCGGCTACAAGCTCTCGTAACAATCCGGTCCCTGCACCACGCCTTGACCCTGATTTTTCAAGGTGTTAGCCTCAAGGGAATTCCGCCGTTCCACGCGCCTCCAACGAAGGGATTGTCCGTGCCTGCCTCCACGCCCAAGACGTGGGTGCTCCGTAGCCCTGCTGCGCCTGAGCTCGCCGTAAAGCTCGCCGCGGAGCTTGGCTTCTCCCACACCTTTGCTTCCCTCCTCGCGAACCGAGGATTCGGCACCACGCTCGAGGTTCAAGAGTTTCTTCAACCATCTCTAGGCAAGTTATTGGATTCATTTACGATGCGAGATATGGACTTGGCCGTGAATCGGATCTGGAAGGCGGTGGATGAGCGGGAGGCGATGCTCGTCTACGGCGACTACGACGTCGATGGGATCACCGCGACCTCGCTCCTAACGTCCGCTTTGACACGCCTCGGGGCCAAGGTCACCTACTTCATTCCCGACCGGATCCGGGACGGCTACGGCTTCTCGGTGCGCGGGGTCGACGTGGCGCGGAAGCGGCGAACAAAGCTCGTGATCACCGCCGACTGCGGCATCACCGCGACCGCGGAGGTGGAGCTGGCCCGCCAGCACGGCATCGAGGTCATCGTCACCGATCACCACGAGCCGCTCGGCGAGATCCCCGCGGCCGCGGCGGTCCTGAACCCGAAGCGGAAGGATTGCCCGTACGCGTTCAAGGAGCTCTCGGGCGTCGGCGTCGTGCTCAAGCTGGTCCAGGGCCTGGTCGCGTCGAGGCCCGGCGCTTTGCCCGAGTCGTTCGTCAAGGAGCACCTGGACCTGGTCGCGCTCGGCACGATCGCGGACGTCGTTCCGCTTCGGGGAGAGAACCGGATCTTCGCGAAGATCGGATTGGACCAGATCTGCACCTCGACAAAGCCGGGCATCGTGGCGCTCAAGGAAGTGGCGGGGCTCAAGGCGCGTCGGGTCGAGAGCGGTCACGTCGCCTATATCCTCGCGCCGCGCATCAACGCGGCCGGCCGGCTTGGGAACGCGGAGAGCGGCGTGCGGCTCCTCCTCTCGACCGAGCCGCAGGAGGCCACGATCATCGCGGAGAGTCTGGAAGAGGACAACACGAACCGGAAAAAGATCGACGAGCAGACGCTCGAGGACGCGCTGGAGCAGCTCCGACGGCTGGGGCCGAATCTCCCGCCGGCGATCGTCCTCTGGTCCGATCGCTGGCACCCCGGCGTGCTGGGGATCGTCGCGTCGCGGCTCGTGGAGCGATTCCACCGTCCGACCATTCTCGTCGCCGCGGACGAGGACGAGGGGAAGGGCTCGGCCCGAAGCATCCCCGGGTTCGATGTCTGCCAGGCGCTCCAAGAGTGCCGGGAGTACCTGATCGGATTCGGCGGCCACAGCTACGCGGCCGGTCTCACGGTCCGGGCGGAGCACATGGAGAAGCTTCGGGAGAAGCTCTGCGGCGTGGTGGCGGCCCGGCTTCAGGCGGATGACTTCATCCCGAAGCTCTCGATCGACGGCCCGCTCTCGCTCGACGACTGCAACGAGGAGCTCGTCGAGTTCCTCGACCGTCTCTCCCCGTTCGGAATCGGGAATGCCGAGCCGCTCTTCGTGGCCGACAACGTCCGCCTCGCGTCGCCGCCCATGGTGGTGAGCCGGAACCACCTGAAGCTGAGCCTCAGGCAGAACGGCCGCGAGATCGACTGCATCGGGTTCGGGATGGGGCACTTCGCCGGTCCGATCCAGTCGGACATGGGCCGGGTGTCGATCGCGTTCGTCCCGACGATCAACGTCTGGCAAAACCGGGCGCGGCTCCAGCTGAAGCTGCGCGACATTCAGATCCGGTAG
- a CDS encoding SDR family oxidoreductase, translated as MVRGVLVAAPHPAGAREAGRFGNADEIQADVAIHRSLARGGNAELGRVDLFPIRESFLPAEESNPARGLGLRVDVLDVGAAPDAAGEVGLLVHDEGAGRAGELHLSLRAGPDGRFGHRVGFLVLDFVELEVAEKLVEAAEHLFPALVVHRDSLGGPIDLASKRPIVAHLDDRSSFGPDAGGVAGRSALVIGGSRGLGRAVALALSRAGASVLAVGRSKTALAEVGAIARARGLPLRTVRADAGRPPRMRALLRQAAGRGAAAPDLLVVAAGDYWEGPMARLTAERWEALIQSNVTVPLIAMQEALPGMRRRRYGRILLFGVAGADAIRSAPRAHAYRAAKTALLSLARSVAHEEAPHGITVNVILPGIIRTGIAVKRAAALARKIPARRLGTPNEIARAALFLLAEESSYITGAALAVSGGYLI; from the coding sequence CTGGTCCGCGGCGTTCTTGTCGCCGCGCCCCATCCAGCGGGCGCACGCGAGGCCGGCCGATTCGGTAATGCGGACGAGATCCAGGCCGACGTGGCGATCCATCGGAGCCTAGCGCGCGGTGGGAACGCCGAGCTCGGCCGCGTCGATCTCTTCCCAATCCGCGAGAGCTTCCTTCCAGCGGAAGAGTCGAACCCTGCTCGTGGTCTCGGTCTTCGAGTAGATGTACTCGACGTGGGTGCCGCCCCCGACGCGGCTGGAGAAGTGGGTCTTCTTGTCCACGACGAGGGGGCGGGTCGTGCGGGCGAGCTTCATCTTTCCCTGCGGGCCGGACCAGACGGCCGTTTCGGTCACCGCGTGGGTTTCCTCGTCCTCGACTTCGTCGAACTCGAGGTCGCCGAAAAGCTTGTCGAGGCGGCGGAGCACCTCTTCCCAGCGCTGGTCGTTCATCGCGATTCCTTGGGGGGTCCGATTGACTTGGCGTCGAAGCGTCCTATAGTAGCACACTTGGACGATCGCTCAAGCTTCGGCCCGGACGCCGGGGGAGTGGCGGGCCGATCCGCCCTGGTCATCGGCGGGTCACGCGGCCTCGGCCGCGCGGTGGCGCTGGCGCTCTCTCGCGCGGGGGCCTCCGTCCTCGCCGTCGGGCGGAGCAAGACCGCCCTCGCAGAGGTCGGAGCGATCGCCCGCGCCCGGGGACTTCCGCTCCGCACGGTACGCGCGGACGCAGGGCGCCCGCCCCGGATGCGGGCCCTCCTCCGACAGGCGGCGGGGCGCGGCGCGGCCGCGCCGGATCTCCTCGTCGTCGCGGCGGGGGATTACTGGGAAGGGCCGATGGCCCGGCTCACCGCGGAGCGGTGGGAGGCGCTGATCCAGTCGAACGTGACCGTTCCGCTGATCGCGATGCAGGAGGCGCTCCCGGGAATGCGGCGCAGGCGGTACGGCCGGATTCTGCTCTTCGGCGTGGCGGGGGCCGACGCGATCCGCTCGGCCCCGCGCGCCCACGCCTATCGCGCCGCCAAGACGGCGCTCCTCTCCCTCGCGAGGAGCGTGGCTCACGAGGAGGCGCCGCACGGCATCACGGTGAACGTGATCCTGCCGGGAATCATCCGCACAGGGATCGCGGTGAAGCGGGCGGCCGCGCTCGCGCGGAAGATTCCGGCCCGACGACTTGGAACTCCGAACGAGATCGCGCGCGCCGCGCTCTTTCTTCTGGCGGAGGAGTCGAGCTACATAACCGGAGCCGCGCTGGCGGTTTCGGGCGGATATCTGATCTGA